A region of Malaclemys terrapin pileata isolate rMalTer1 chromosome 5, rMalTer1.hap1, whole genome shotgun sequence DNA encodes the following proteins:
- the ING2 gene encoding inhibitor of growth protein 2 — translation MMLGGPQLVPGPAALAGAGGERARLLSLYVQDYLECVESLPLDIQRNVSLLRELDTQCQEALKEIDDVYEKYKTESDPIQKKRLQQHLQRALINSQELGDEKIQIVTQMLELVENRARQMETHSRCFQESDNEKPLEKAKVESCQPERSSRRPRRQRTSESRDLCHITNGIEDCDDQPPKEKRSKSAKKKKRSKAKQEREVSPVEFAIDPNEPTYCLCNQVSYGEMIGCDNEQCPIEWFHFSCVGLTYKPKGKWYCPKCRGDNEKTMDKCTDKSKKDRRSR, via the exons ATGATGCTGGGGGGGCCGCAGCTGGTGCCGGGCCCGGCGGCGCTggcgggggcgggcggggagcGGGCCCGGCTGCTCTCGCTCTACGTGCAGGACTATCTGGAGTGCGTGGAGTCGCTGCCGCTGGACATCCAGCGCAACGTGTCCCTGTTGCGGGAGCTGGACACGCAGTGCCAAG AAGCATTAAAAGAAATCGATGATGTCTATGAGAAATATAAGACAGAAAGTGATCCCATTCAGAAGAAACGGTTGCAACAGCATCTTCAGCGAGCACTAATCAACAGCCAAGAACTGGGAGATGAGAAAATTCAAATAGTTACTCAGATGCTTGAACTGGTAGAGAATAGGGCCCGGCAAATGGAGACCCACTCTCGGTGTTTCCAAGAGTCAGATAATGAAAAGCCTCTAGAAAAGGCAAAAGTGGAATCTTGCCAACCAGAAAGATCTTCGCGTAGACCCCGTCGCCAGCGGACCAGCGAAAGTCGTGATCTGTGCCATATAACAAATGGGATTGAAGACTGCGATGACCAGCCACCTAAAGAAAAGAGATCCAAATCGGCCAAGAAAAAGAAACGCTCCAAGGCCAAACAAGAAAGAGAAGTTTCACCTGTTGAATTTGCAATAGATCCCAATGAGCCAACTTACTGCTTATGTAACCAAGTGTCCTATGGAGAAATGATAGGATGTGACAATGAACAGTGTCCCATTGAGTGGTTTCATTTTTCATGTGTTGGACTCACCTATAAACCAAAGGGGAAATGGTATTGTCCCAAGTGTAGAGGAGATAATGAGAAAACTATGGACAAATGTACTGACAAATCAAAAAAGGATAGAAGATCAAGGTAG